A genome region from Candidatus Palauibacter scopulicola includes the following:
- a CDS encoding RNA polymerase sigma factor: MLSDQEILELVEGARRGERGARERLAGALRPLVCRWALVMTGDPDDAEDVAQVVLMRTLDSLASFDGRARVTSWVYRITRNASLDHQRARRQERRLAEKAEWLAESRAPELEDPLDEIEMKRTLRLIRTLVTELPMMQREVFDLVDLQGLRPGEAARLLEMNPNTLRVHLLRARRRMRKEMLARPVERGTEGKR, from the coding sequence ATGCTCTCCGACCAAGAGATCCTGGAGCTGGTCGAAGGGGCCAGGCGGGGAGAGCGAGGGGCGCGCGAGAGGCTGGCGGGCGCCCTCCGTCCCCTGGTATGCCGGTGGGCCCTGGTCATGACCGGCGATCCGGATGACGCGGAGGATGTCGCGCAGGTCGTCCTGATGAGGACGCTGGACTCGCTCGCGAGCTTCGACGGTCGCGCCAGAGTGACGAGCTGGGTCTACCGGATCACGCGGAACGCCAGCCTGGATCACCAGCGCGCGAGGCGGCAGGAGCGACGGCTGGCCGAGAAGGCGGAGTGGCTGGCCGAGTCGCGGGCTCCCGAGTTGGAGGATCCGCTGGATGAGATCGAGATGAAGCGGACGCTGCGCCTGATTCGAACGCTTGTGACGGAACTGCCCATGATGCAGCGGGAAGTCTTCGACCTGGTGGACCTGCAGGGGCTGAGACCCGGAGAGGCGGCGCGGCTGCTGGAGATGAACCCGAACACGCTTCGGGTCCATCTGCTGCGCGCGCGGCGCCGGATGCGGAAGGAGATGTTGGCGCGACCCGTGGAGAGGGGAACCGAGGGGAAACGATGA